Genomic DNA from Cydia fagiglandana chromosome 3, ilCydFagi1.1, whole genome shotgun sequence:
AGTGCAAGTGGTATTtataacgtcataatttcatagaagtttgacatttaaaatagcacttgcactgcgtgggctatctatAAAGTTATcgatatttaatttaactagGCATCATTctaagtaatattttaagtagGCGTCTTTTGCTTTGCCTGAAGATCAGTTTGTAATTATAATTAGATATACATGTAAAATTTAAGGACATATGCCACAAAAAATAAATGCTGTCATAGCTAAATTATCATAAATCACAATATCATCAATAGCAAACATACCTAAGTATACAAAGTCAAGATCTAGTGAAAAAGTTCAATATACTATCAATTCTGTAgtctatacatttttttttgtatttttgttccCAATCCATTTCCATCAACTCTCGTTGCGACacttataaaaatatcaattgaatattatactaattaattaatatatacaACGACCGTGTTGTGAGCTAAAGTTTTAAAACCGGTGCTAAATTTAGTGGCTTACTAGACTGACGAAACGTCAATATCAGCACGCATTAGATTCCTTCAAATCTTTAAATTTTCTGAAGTACCacatagttatttattattaaccaAAGGGTTATTGATTGTAATAGAGATAAAATCTAAGTGGTCGTTCAGACGGGACAATTTTTAGTACAATTTACTTAAGTTGACAATTTAATGGTGTGGTGTGGACGCAAGAATGAAATTGGCTCGCCGATTCCATTTGATTTgattgtaatggctcctctacacgatgggccagcgccggccgcTCCAAGGTACGCAgccatgcgttagagggagcaagtgatcctgctatctcattctaccgcatggctgcgtcccttggagtggccggcgctggcccatcgtgtagaggagccattagattgTGAAATTTGTAAACGATCAAATCAGGAGATGCCAATTTTCAACGCTGTACGCGTTTAGAGGCGTTTTTTATAATTTCGAGCGCTGGACTCATCATAAATCTAAAATGGTGGATTAAATTTTGTACGTGTACGCTATatgagattgacgccaatttaatTTTGACCAAATCATCAATTTGTCTTTACCGTCTGGACTGGCCTTAATATAAAAACGTGCCCTCTAGATTGACAGCCGTTCTGCGCCATATGTTTTTGGTCACTGActtgtcaaacgtcaacttttgacaatcagaGTTACCGCATAATATACGGAGCTgtatagcgccatctatctgTCAAAATCAAGGCACACATTTATTTTAGAGTTTACACAGTCAATGTATCTTTGTTATGAATTGTGTGGCCTGTTAAATATTTGTGCAACACCCATACACAGGACGCTGTTGTAGGCTGTGGTCTGACCGGCGGAGAGAAAGCGAGTAGCGTAAAGAAACGCGTGTGTGTAGACTGGACTAGAGTTGTGCCGTTCTCGAGAACGTTGTTCGTTTGTATTGGGAAAGTTCGCTCGAGAATATTTCCCATAGTCAACGGAGACCGTTCTCGAAAACAGCACAACTCTAGACTGGACTGATAGAAGTTgtaaataaacgtttattattctgtgatatcgcagttttaaaaacaaattgtttctatttatttttgatatctgttatttatttttataaaaatatatatttttattatatatgcTTAGCATTTTTGGACTTTATGTGAGTCCAGATTCAGAATATAGAACCCGTGTTGACcgtaaaaataatgattttatagaAATGCTAGAAAAACTCGCTGATCGTCTACTGTCGGACAAGTGCCACATGATTTTGGAAATTCAAAGACCGAAAGGTTACGCATTCAAGTCCCGTTCAGGCTATGAGTAcgcaggttttttttttaaatgctaaatgcttatatacctacatttaataaaAAGTGTGTAAGAAATAATATCGATGAGGTTGATTGTacctttttaattttagtaggtCTGTGTATGGGGTTAAGATATGGAAAAGCAAAAAAGCTAAGATTGTCAATTTATGCATTTCGTATATTTTAACATTAGTTCCTAAAATCACCTGACAAGCTTATATTTACAAATTTAATgttcaattattatatatttataaatatataacgGGTGATGTTATTGTTGTGTTACATGGATCAAATGAatttataattgttattgttaggCCGAGGACTGGACGCAAGCGGTGAGCGGCAAATCAAGGCCGTTCATACATTTGGTTGGCCGCTTGCGTCCAGTCCACAGCCTTATTAGCGGAGCGATCAAACGACGAGATTAAAGTTGTTTTTGCAATTGAAACAGTTATATTTGGAGTAGTGTAAGGTtaagtttttattgtatttacattattaaaattatacattaaCATCACAATAAAGTTAGGGAGGCTTATTAATAATGATATAGCGCTCGAGTGTGCGGGTTTGCGCCGATACGGATACACCTTGTATAATCGTAGATTATATAAAAGTTCCTTACAAAGAGCTCTTAAGGCTCACCATACAAAATGTtcgtatttttaatttgaaccttgttgtACAGTAAATTGGGATGAATTTAGATGATAagacaaaagaaatgctacttatTGAAATGCAGTGTACATTGCATTGCACATTGGATGTTACTAGGTTATTGACATATTTTTACATTGTTTTTACAAATTGATGAAGTCTCTAAGTATTAGGCCACATTCCCacgggcgcttttacaacgcgcgttaaaaaagcgtatggatgacacaaatggatacatgtgcatttattcacacgacagtGGTGGCGCTTTTAATCAAGAGTTGTTGGATTTTCAGCTTTAAgcgttggtcgttaaatcgaatttagagtgcggacagattcaagcggtattttaacgcgcgttgaaaaagctctcgtgcgaatggggtCTTAAGATAAGTAAtcgtatttcatttatttattttgtataaaaaaagtaATGGTTCCGCTTAGTCATCATAAATTCGAATACATGTTACAAAATTATTCATCATTTCTACAAGCAAAAAAATTGCAAACTCTTTTTTTGTGTACATTATATCCACGCGAACCCGCCTCACCCGAGCGTCGCACATATCTGCGTTTGTATCGTTTTTTACAAATATACGCATACAACACGAATTCGAGCGTTTTATTATCTCGCCTTAGttgagtcacagaataaataatagtactagatacagaagactAATCTAACaaacgtctgttacgatcaggacagatatggccgctaggtggcgacagcgccacgcgcggcttatggctagccacgaaaattggtgtgaaacggatgtacgtttagctacctgtagcaaagcgacgaaatgcCGAGTGAGCCAAGCCTGGTTGAGCATACATATATCTAACAATAAGTACACAAACTGATTTGCGTTAACTTCTGtatggctaccaccagtttaaCACTGACAAATACGCTAGCGCGAGcgttactttctatgcatctcgctcgtactcgcatattaatgcgagcgagatgtatggggtcatccattaattacatcacacgaatttctaggtttttagacccccccccccccccctccttgtgaCACTTGGTTGgtggataccgaatattcggcctatGTTTAGGACAAAcgtccggtatccggccaaacaactatctgttgcatctctaataacaACTGAGTATTTGCCACATACAGCTAGGTCTCGTAGCTCAGTAGAGGCACAGAAtacataatagtactaagtacagaagactcactctctaacaaaacgcgtctgttacgatcagcacagatatggccgctaggtggcgacagcgccacgcaccgcttatggcaaaccccaaaattggggccgaacggatgtacttttagccacctgtagcaaagcgacgaaatcgcggagtgacacACGCCTGGTAGAAGCAATATCTTTGTCTTGAGAGTTTCTATAAGTCCCCATCTAAGTTCAAGTCGTGCCCCAACGCGCGACAGAAAGCAACCACCAGTTGTTCTGCGTGTAACCTCCGAGCAGCGTCGTCGTCACCTAAaacaattaatataataatttaaaaagtttattgtGGTGTCAAATGATAAATGTGGTGTGATGGCTCATTAAATGTAGAGTCCTGAAAGTGGATGGAAAAAtgggtctccccagatatatcgacgcgcattcggtaAAAGCCGGTAGGAAAAAGATTTGTCTGCGCAATAGAAACGTCGGTCGGCTCGTCTCACATCGACCGGCGCCTGCCGACTCGTCGATGGCTTTTTCgctttgccgaatgcgcgtcgatatatctggggagaccctaactGTTCAAAAGTGTAAGTGTTTATTCCTGATCTTGCTATGCCTATGACCGTTGACAACACTCAGAACATTTGAAAGGAATGAATGTGAAAGGCATGTCAAAAAGTCACCTTCAGCGCGTCTTGCGGGCAGCATGGCTAGCGCGTCAGCAAACTGTTCAGCGCGTTCCACTGCGCCCGCCTCGTCCGCACCCATCCACGAACCCCACGACGAGGAGTCTGACGATGAGTCATCTGTAAATTGTTTGTTATAAGGTATtgagaataaattatctatagATCGTGATCAGCCACAGATTACAAACACATCTAAATAGATAAAccttatttacagtacatatggtcctattttcccgcactagtgcttaaaacagcacttttcgtgcgatgtcaaaagtttaaagggccatatgtactgtaaaacgttgtacgatacacgtttgaataggtaattcgcaactcgtgtcgatttaaaaaaactcccttcggtcgtgttttaatttatcgacactcgtttcgaatttcctctttttccgcacttgtatcgtaaataactatttccgtTTTAAGTCACGTATTTTTATCACTAGCAACTTAGAGGTTGGGTCTCCATTTTGAAGCACTATACAACAGCTCAGCACTGTTGATGGAGAAATGGAGatctaggctctccgaaacttAATCTTACCGTTCAAGTCAGGTGCCGGTGCTCTGACGGCGCCAGCGCGGCGCATCCCCGGCCACGCGTGCGCATGGAGCGCCTCACGCAAACGCGCTACTCCTATCGCCTCAGGGAAATCCTCATCTTGTTCGACAGGTGGCGCTAGTAGTGGCACTAGTTCGTAGTGAGAACTTCGCGCCCATGTCGCTAGGGCGGGTGGTTCGTGGTCTATTCGTGCGGCGACGAGGCGGACGGCGTTGCGCGACGCTCGTGCGGCTGCCGCGCGACGCACGCAAGCGGTGTCGTCTGAACActgatgaaaaaatattttcttgttAGAAAGTTGTTTTTCTTAATGAGAAAATTTGTGGAAGCAATCCCTTAAGTTTGGTTGCAATTTATAGTGTTAGATGAAGTGCGTGCTACAAAATTTTAAGTTTAAAATCCATAGCAAACTTTATACAATGACTTTGCTTTGTTTTATCTAAATAGGTCAAACCATTTGGAGACATCTGTAATAAGAACAAAACTGTGTCTGGGtaaatacattattaaaataAGTAGAATAGTCTTATCTTTAGAACTGTGGTAGTTGTATAAATTagggtaatttaaaaaatgtcatGGCCTGGTTGGCCTTCAATTTAATTCACAACTTGTAAAAACAAATATCATTGTTGTCACATGAAACTAGAGAGACCATGAAAGGTGCTAATGCCCAGAAACAAGAGTATTACAATCAAGTTTTATACAAATCCTTATTTCAATAACTACAGGATCTACAGTGATGAATCTAAACTAGatctttataatattttttaatgtattattattatttttgcttatatgtaaattcaatgctGAAGTGTAAAAGTggccttgtggcctatttgctgaattaATGTTGAAGTTTGAATTTCAAAACCGAAAAGTCAATCCTTTGACATTCAGAGCTTTTTCAATTATTTGTAGCAGCATATTAAACTTTAGTGTTCAccccccaaagggggaggcctatgttcagcagtggacgtcttatagctgagatgatgatgatgatgattaaactTTAGGCCGGAAACTTACTAAGTactattttcatacaaaggaAAACAGGTGTTTGGTAATACTACTACTTTATTACTGTTTGATCTCATTATGGGGGTGACATCGTCACTGTgacaaaacttttaaaaataaaaaatatatacagattaaaaaaataaaaaaggtacAGTCtatgtcaaagatatgtttacattcttTGCCTCActgcaaaggagtaaggtgcaaaagtgtaaatatattttggaCATCAACTGTACATACAGGTGAAGTAAGCTGTTATACCAAACTGTTAgctgcaaaataaataaattaatcaaCTAACCTCATCCTCAGTAAGGTATATAATATGTGCCTGCACATCATCCCCAGGATCTGGTTCACAACTGTCGGCCAGGGCCCGCAAACGCACTGATGCACTGTAGTATTTGTTAGTAAGGTGCCATACGGGCGCCGAATCCTGTTCCTCGTCGCTGTCGTGTGACACGCCGTTGCATTGAGGCTCGGTGCCATCATGCATCAACTCTGAAAAATAGTCGAAAATTTATCTGCTTTTGGTGGACCCAAAAACTaagatattgtaaaaaaaaattggggcCGGTGTCTGGGGAGTTTGGTTTTGCAACACGGGACCTACCATTAAGTATTTTCTTTTGGTTACCTGATattatagaccagcggtggaacaaaaatgggttttgataacattaaagttttttcttttttgatatgttattgtaagcatgttaaataacattcatgtaaaaagttagaaaattttaggtggagcgttcggccatatttaaatttttaatttttgctaaataactatgtaaatataaaattaaagttacaaaaaactttaacatattcaataacactttaatttattcacactattcggtttttagaaatctggaacagctgctttctggtgaacgtaaaaacaggaattattatgaaaatacagaattagagtagctgatattgcaaaattacgatattatctatcaacttagtatacatgtaaaaagttagaaatgtagacaatgtgcttgtctagatattgatttctcgttaagcagtatagccaatattgaattaaagtttgtagagttaatattacacggtcataataaagatcttacttctcacacaaaagattagaaatataaaatcacggcgacactaaatactgatacgtaagtatgcattccgagcttatattaagttacatttcaaacgcgcggcgtttgcgcgcgccgcgctgtgcgccgtggcaggaggcagcgatcgacggtcgcgggctagcggttagcgcggtgcccttaaaaatacgcaaagcgtttataaaattattatcaatggtaaatagttattttacacagtacactaatggaaacttaccttcccttatttatttctatatatactagggattgcccgcggtttcgtttacgtagaattcgttatcgtgttaagtacagaaataatagatacatatgaaaattattttaggtgcattgtcatacagataactacccttgttaaagtattcttcaaattcaatacacaggtgtcatttcaatataattttgcgtaatttggcgcttttaggttataaatgtaCTTTGTGGTTATAATTACGtatcaaatcaagagtgaacaggcaccttctgggcgagctcgctccatcgtaggccacgtctacgcctcggctagtctgtggccatgagtaagcccattcataataataataaaaaaaaaaaaatgactagcgacatatattttttaagagcgatcatctccgataatatttactttatcataaaatcaatttcaaactgacgttattcaatatttatcattttaaagtcaatattaccaaccaactgatccaatttacctacggtaacaactcaaaatttgcatccaattaaatgccacttttcttatccgttacgaacaatcaagagggcctttacgagctgatgtggtgaaaattttatttaaccttcgtcccttgaaaccttcactacgctcaaggttcaactttacgaaccactaactacgctcgtggttcaattttagaatgtttgaatttgtgaatgcctcgaacagccaaactgtggaatgaactgtccgatacgaccttcaaaccttcaaagacccccatcttaaaggtcggcaacgcgcttgcaacccttctggtgttgcgggtgtccatgggcggcggtaatcgctaaccaccagatgatccgtctgctcgtttgcctcctatttaataaaaaaaaatgtttcgcttgtttgggtatcaatattagcacgagcggttaatcaacaacttttccccttgtaaaacaaataaataaggtagacgaggtgcaggcatatgaggcccggcgggtaacaaggcccagcattcaaaaatagcagttgctccctattattcccaattattctgaatttgtacttgttgctaagaaggcccactgtcagtgcaggtaaaaaggtctagtcccgggccttattgaacgtatgagatgaaatattagattaaaatattttaagataattttcaatatttttaatctcttaattctcttattaataaggtcgatttgaagaaacttctatgaaattatgacttataaataacacttgcactgcgtgggctgtcaaaattgctgcagacttttcttggtctaactctaataatttttcacttgctttattgacctaaagacgttttaaagaatcaaaaagtctaataacattgaggcacttatactttttaaaggcagtaactaattacaagtgacttttttttgttaatacataggtagatatttacgatcatcatcatatatttaagagtatgactcttgtcggtggagcaaattccatgtttggcggtcctccgccttctctttgacagcccgatacgacacgactttgatcttttcctttatttgatccatgtacgctctccttggtcttcccctcttcctgtttgcttcaactttcccttctatgatatttttgataaattcgtcgtgtcgtatcaggtgcccaagcatccttcctcttctattgtctatagttcttaacaaactcctcctctctcctactacgtaggccacactgaatgttttgcactactggccactggtaaacatttaaattatgaattgtatatttaaaaaaaatacaggcttttgattatggaatgtgacaaatgttggcgacaaatctatcgtcttttgtttttaatggcttgtcaaagtaagtcagtgcgttgaacgtggctttaacgcgaaaatatttttagagctatgattttgttatgattttaaaagttcgcttactccgcaagagtgtagtg
This window encodes:
- the LOC134679832 gene encoding alpha- and gamma-adaptin-binding protein p34-like; translated protein: MHDGTEPQCNGVSHDSDEEQDSAPVWHLTNKYYSASVRLRALADSCEPDPGDDVQAHIIYLTEDECSDDTACVRRAAAARASRNAVRLVAARIDHEPPALATWARSSHYELVPLLAPPVEQDEDFPEAIGVARLREALHAHAWPGMRRAGAVRAPAPDLNDDSSSDSSSWGSWMGADEAGAVERAEQFADALAMLPARRAEGDDDAARRLHAEQLVVAFCRALGHDLNLDGDL